In Mycobacterium gallinarum, a single window of DNA contains:
- a CDS encoding SDR family oxidoreductase → MPRFAPLPDRRPAIVAGASAGIGEATALELASRGFPVALGARRVEKLNDLVGKIRAEGGEAVGFHLDVTDPNSVKSFVANAVDALGEIEVLVAGAGDTYFGKLAEITTDEFDSQLQIHLVGANRLATAVLPGMLERQRGDLIFVGSDVALRQRPHMGAYGAAKAALVAMVTNYQMELEGTGVRASIVHPGPTKTSMGWSLPAEKIGPALEDWAKWGQARHDYFLRASDLARAITFVAETPRGGFIANMELQPEAPLTNAPAERQKLVLNEENLNS, encoded by the coding sequence ATGCCGCGCTTCGCACCACTTCCCGACCGCCGACCGGCCATCGTCGCCGGTGCCTCCGCGGGCATCGGAGAGGCCACCGCCCTCGAATTGGCATCTCGCGGCTTTCCCGTCGCACTCGGTGCCCGCCGGGTCGAGAAGCTCAACGACCTCGTCGGAAAGATCCGCGCCGAAGGCGGCGAGGCCGTCGGGTTCCACCTCGATGTGACCGACCCCAATTCGGTGAAGTCGTTCGTGGCCAACGCCGTTGACGCACTCGGCGAGATCGAGGTGCTGGTCGCCGGTGCCGGTGACACCTACTTCGGCAAGCTCGCCGAGATCACGACCGACGAGTTCGACTCCCAGCTGCAGATCCATCTCGTCGGGGCCAACCGGTTGGCGACCGCGGTGCTGCCGGGCATGCTTGAACGTCAGCGCGGCGACCTGATCTTCGTCGGCTCCGACGTCGCACTCCGCCAGCGCCCCCACATGGGCGCCTACGGGGCGGCCAAGGCAGCGCTGGTCGCGATGGTGACGAACTACCAGATGGAGCTCGAGGGCACCGGTGTCCGCGCGTCGATCGTGCATCCGGGACCGACCAAGACGAGCATGGGCTGGAGCCTGCCGGCCGAGAAGATCGGCCCCGCACTTGAGGATTGGGCGAAGTGGGGGCAGGCCCGACACGACTACTTCCTGCGTGCTTCCGATCTCGCGCGCGCGATCACCTTCGTCGCAGAGACCCCGCGCGGCGGCTTCATCGCCAACATGGAACTGCAGCCAGAAGCCCCATTGACCAACGCACCGGCAGAGCGTCAGAAGCTGGTCTTGAACGAGGAGAACCTGAACTCATGA
- a CDS encoding cytochrome P450 yields MTTAIVPRVSGGEEEHGHLEEFRTDPIGLMKRIREECGDVGWFQLVDKNVIFLSGAEANEFFFRSADEDLDQAEAYPFMTPIFGKGVVFDASPERRKEMLHNSALRGEQMKGHAATIERQVKGMIADWGDEGEIDLLDFFAELTIYTSTACLIGEKFRNQLDHRFAEYYHDLERGTDPLCYVDPYLDIESFRLRDESRVKLVALVQEIMNHRLANPPEDKADRDMLDVLVSIKDEDGNPRFSADEVTGMFISLMFAGHHTSSGTSAWTLIELIRHPEIYAEVRDELDELYADGQEVSFHALRQIPKLDNVVKETLRLHPPLIILMRVAQGEFEVKGFPIHKGDFVAASPAISNRIPEDFPDPDEFNPDRYNKPEQADIVNRWTWIPFGAGRHRCVGAAFAQMQIKAIFSVLLREYEFEMAQPADSYRNDHSKMVVQLARPAKARYRRRSS; encoded by the coding sequence ATGACCACTGCGATCGTGCCCCGGGTTTCCGGTGGCGAAGAAGAACATGGACACCTCGAGGAGTTCCGCACCGACCCGATCGGACTGATGAAGCGCATCCGCGAGGAATGCGGCGACGTCGGCTGGTTCCAGCTGGTGGACAAGAACGTCATCTTCCTGTCCGGCGCGGAGGCCAACGAGTTCTTCTTCCGTTCTGCCGACGAGGATCTCGACCAGGCCGAGGCCTACCCGTTCATGACGCCGATCTTCGGCAAGGGCGTGGTTTTCGATGCCAGCCCGGAACGCCGTAAGGAGATGCTGCACAACTCGGCGCTGCGTGGCGAGCAGATGAAAGGCCACGCGGCCACCATCGAGCGTCAGGTCAAGGGGATGATCGCCGACTGGGGCGACGAAGGTGAGATCGACTTGCTCGATTTCTTCGCCGAGCTGACCATCTACACCTCGACGGCGTGCCTGATCGGTGAGAAGTTCCGCAACCAGCTCGACCACCGCTTCGCCGAGTACTACCACGACTTGGAGCGCGGCACCGATCCGCTGTGCTACGTCGACCCCTACCTCGACATCGAAAGCTTCCGGCTACGAGACGAGTCACGCGTCAAACTCGTTGCGCTGGTGCAGGAAATCATGAATCACCGGTTGGCCAACCCGCCCGAGGACAAGGCCGACCGGGACATGCTCGACGTGCTCGTCTCGATCAAGGACGAGGACGGCAACCCGCGGTTCTCCGCCGACGAGGTGACCGGCATGTTCATCTCGCTGATGTTCGCCGGTCACCACACCAGCTCGGGCACCTCAGCGTGGACGCTCATCGAGTTGATCCGTCACCCAGAGATCTACGCCGAGGTGCGCGACGAGCTCGACGAGCTCTACGCCGACGGCCAGGAGGTGAGTTTCCATGCGCTGCGCCAGATTCCGAAGCTGGACAACGTCGTCAAGGAAACGCTGCGCCTGCATCCGCCCCTCATCATCCTGATGCGCGTCGCACAGGGCGAGTTCGAGGTCAAAGGCTTCCCGATCCACAAGGGCGATTTTGTGGCGGCTTCCCCGGCGATCTCCAACCGGATCCCCGAGGACTTTCCGGATCCCGACGAATTCAACCCGGACCGCTACAACAAGCCCGAGCAGGCCGACATCGTGAACCGCTGGACGTGGATTCCCTTCGGCGCGGGCCGACACCGTTGCGTCGGTGCGGCGTTCGCGCAGATGCAGATCAAAGCGATCTTCTCGGTGCTGTTGCGCGAGTACGAGTTCGAAATGGCTCAACCGGCCGACAGCTACCGCAACGATCACTCCAAGATGGTCGTCCAGCTGGCCAGGCCCGCCAAGGCCCGGTACCGCAGGCGCAGTTCTTAG
- a CDS encoding ferredoxin has product MSPSSNFRVEVDLDLCQGHAMCELEAPDVFTVPKRGKVEIIDTEPPDDARDEVQNAVDMCPTQALFIKEKED; this is encoded by the coding sequence ATGAGCCCCTCATCGAACTTCCGAGTTGAGGTCGACCTGGACCTGTGCCAGGGACATGCCATGTGCGAGCTGGAGGCACCCGATGTTTTCACCGTGCCCAAACGCGGCAAGGTCGAGATCATCGACACCGAGCCGCCCGACGACGCCCGCGACGAAGTGCAGAACGCGGTCGACATGTGCCCCACCCAAGCTCTGTTCATCAAAGAGAAAGAAGACTGA
- a CDS encoding nuclear transport factor 2 family protein produces MASREQLDDWVARWLKANQDCEKAGDWKPLADFYTDDATYGWNIGPKEDVMCIGIEEIREIALGLEMEGLENWVYEYQKVLVDEKQNEIVGFWKQIVNKSDGTQDEIYGIGGSWFRLDSNLMIEWQRDFFDFGHVAYMFGKLIESGDLSEGMQKRIERSMAGEKLPGYYPLGQAPATIW; encoded by the coding sequence ATGGCGTCACGCGAACAACTCGACGACTGGGTAGCCCGGTGGCTCAAGGCCAATCAGGACTGCGAAAAGGCAGGCGACTGGAAACCCCTCGCCGACTTCTACACCGATGACGCGACCTACGGCTGGAACATCGGGCCGAAGGAGGACGTGATGTGTATCGGCATAGAAGAAATACGCGAGATCGCCTTAGGCCTCGAGATGGAAGGTCTGGAGAACTGGGTCTACGAGTACCAGAAGGTGCTCGTCGACGAGAAGCAGAACGAGATCGTCGGCTTCTGGAAGCAGATCGTGAACAAGTCCGACGGTACCCAGGACGAGATTTACGGCATCGGCGGCAGCTGGTTCCGGCTTGACAGCAACCTCATGATCGAGTGGCAGCGCGACTTCTTCGACTTCGGCCACGTCGCCTACATGTTCGGCAAGCTCATCGAATCCGGCGACCTCAGCGAGGGTATGCAGAAACGGATCGAGCGATCCATGGCAGGCGAGAAGCTACCCGGCTACTACCCTCTCGGCCAAGCTCCAGCAACAATCTGGTAG
- a CDS encoding NDMA-dependent alcohol dehydrogenase, translating into MKTKGALIYEFNQPWSIEEIEIGDPVKDEVKIQMEASGMCHSDHHLVTGDIPMAGFPVLGGHEGAGIVTEVGPGVENVAVGDHVVLSFIPSCGECPTCQSGQRNLCDLGALLLTGTAVSDGTNRVHTADGKPVIPMTLLGTFSPYMVVHKSSVVKIDPSIPFEVACLVGCGVTTGYGSATRSADIRPGEDVAIFGIGGVGMGALQGAVNAGARNIFAIDPVEWKRDQALKFGATHVYPDVFSAMAGIAEVTAGGMARKTIITTGELKGEDIDNYLNCTSKGGTCVVTAVANMAEMDVKLNLALLTLMQKRLQGTIFGGGNPHYDIPQLLSMYKAGKLNLDDMVTRQYKLEQINDGYQDMLQGRNIRGVIRYTDEDR; encoded by the coding sequence ATGAAGACAAAGGGCGCTCTCATCTACGAGTTCAACCAGCCGTGGTCTATCGAGGAGATCGAGATCGGCGACCCCGTCAAGGACGAGGTCAAGATTCAGATGGAAGCGTCCGGGATGTGCCACTCCGACCACCACCTGGTCACCGGAGACATCCCGATGGCCGGCTTCCCCGTGCTGGGCGGCCACGAGGGCGCGGGCATCGTGACCGAGGTCGGCCCCGGCGTCGAGAACGTCGCCGTTGGCGATCACGTGGTGCTCTCCTTCATCCCGTCATGTGGTGAGTGTCCGACTTGTCAGAGCGGTCAGCGCAACCTGTGCGACCTGGGCGCGCTGCTGCTCACCGGCACCGCGGTGTCCGACGGCACCAACCGGGTGCACACCGCCGACGGCAAGCCGGTCATCCCGATGACCCTGCTCGGCACCTTCAGTCCGTACATGGTCGTGCACAAGAGCTCGGTCGTGAAGATCGATCCGTCCATCCCGTTCGAGGTGGCCTGCCTCGTCGGCTGTGGTGTGACCACCGGCTACGGCTCGGCCACCCGCAGCGCGGACATCCGTCCGGGTGAGGATGTGGCGATCTTCGGAATCGGCGGCGTCGGCATGGGCGCGTTGCAAGGTGCCGTGAACGCAGGCGCGCGCAACATCTTCGCGATCGATCCAGTCGAGTGGAAGCGCGATCAGGCGCTGAAATTCGGTGCGACACATGTCTACCCGGACGTCTTCTCCGCGATGGCCGGCATCGCCGAGGTCACCGCGGGCGGCATGGCGCGCAAGACGATCATCACGACCGGCGAGCTCAAGGGCGAGGACATCGACAACTACCTCAACTGCACGTCCAAGGGCGGTACCTGCGTGGTGACCGCGGTCGCCAACATGGCCGAGATGGACGTGAAGCTGAACCTCGCCCTGCTGACGCTGATGCAGAAGAGGTTGCAGGGCACCATCTTCGGCGGCGGCAACCCGCATTACGACATCCCTCAGCTGCTGTCGATGTACAAGGCGGGAAAGCTCAACCTCGACGACATGGTCACCCGGCAATACAAGCTGGAGCAGATCAACGACGGCTACCAGGACATGCTGCAGGGCCGCAACATCCGCGGCGTCATCCGGTACACCGACGAAGATCGGTAA
- a CDS encoding nuclear transport factor 2 family protein, producing MSDSTIDTVEKTPVVTASEASWRCVQAGDKDGWLALMTDDIVIEDPIGPSVTNPDGNGVRGKAAVGEFFDTNIGPNKLTVTREATFPSSSPNEIAYILVLRTLFPNGFTATVRGVFTYKVDDAGLITNLRGYWNMDAMEFGQEEGGGD from the coding sequence ATGTCCGACAGCACGATTGACACAGTCGAGAAGACACCGGTCGTCACCGCTTCCGAGGCGTCGTGGCGCTGCGTGCAGGCCGGCGACAAGGACGGCTGGCTGGCGCTGATGACGGACGACATCGTCATCGAGGACCCGATCGGTCCGTCGGTGACGAATCCCGACGGCAACGGTGTGCGCGGCAAGGCGGCGGTCGGCGAGTTCTTCGACACCAACATCGGACCGAACAAGCTGACCGTCACCCGCGAGGCGACGTTCCCGTCCAGCTCTCCGAACGAGATCGCGTACATCCTGGTGCTGCGCACCCTTTTCCCGAACGGCTTCACCGCCACCGTGCGCGGCGTGTTCACCTACAAGGTCGACGATGCCGGGCTGATCACCAACCTGCGCGGCTATTGGAACATGGACGCAATGGAATTCGGGCAGGAGGAAGGCGGCGGCGATTAG
- a CDS encoding SDR family NAD(P)-dependent oxidoreductase: protein MAGRGAVVVGGTRGIGLAVAQLLAEQGAGVVLNGRDTDTAIHAAERIDRAVAHPGSPSNPDVADALIDRCIDEFGRIDILINCAGTPGLAGESILNVTSELFRDLIDAHLMTTFETCRAAAPKMVEQGGGSIINTSSFAYLGDYGGTGYPAGKGGVNGLTLAVAAELKEHGVRANVVCPGAKTRLSTGGEYASHIAELNRRGLLDDVSMEAALDAPPAEYAAPTYAYLAGDLAKDVTGQIFIAAGGFVGRFDRQTPAIIGYRDHNDSPPWTVEELGDLIR from the coding sequence TTGGCCGGCCGCGGCGCCGTCGTCGTCGGTGGCACCCGCGGCATCGGGCTCGCGGTGGCGCAACTGCTCGCCGAACAGGGCGCCGGAGTGGTGCTCAACGGGCGCGACACCGATACCGCGATCCACGCCGCCGAGCGGATCGACCGTGCGGTCGCCCATCCCGGATCACCGTCGAACCCCGACGTGGCCGACGCGCTGATCGACAGGTGCATCGACGAGTTCGGCCGGATCGACATCCTGATCAACTGTGCGGGTACGCCGGGACTGGCCGGTGAGTCGATCCTCAACGTCACCAGCGAGCTGTTCCGCGATCTCATCGACGCACACCTGATGACCACGTTCGAGACGTGTCGGGCCGCCGCGCCGAAGATGGTCGAGCAGGGTGGCGGTTCGATCATCAACACGAGTTCGTTCGCCTACCTCGGCGACTACGGGGGCACCGGCTATCCGGCGGGCAAGGGCGGAGTGAACGGGCTGACGTTGGCCGTCGCCGCGGAACTCAAGGAACACGGTGTGCGAGCGAATGTGGTGTGCCCCGGCGCGAAGACGCGGCTGTCGACGGGCGGGGAGTACGCATCCCACATCGCCGAGCTGAACCGTCGCGGCCTGTTGGACGACGTCAGCATGGAGGCCGCGCTGGACGCGCCCCCCGCCGAGTACGCCGCACCCACGTATGCCTATCTCGCCGGTGATCTGGCCAAGGATGTGACGGGCCAGATCTTCATCGCCGCAGGCGGTTTCGTCGGACGCTTCGACCGTCAGACACCGGCGATCATCGGCTACCGCGACCACAATGACTCCCCGCCGTGGACGGTCGAGGAACTCGGCGACCTGATCCGCTGA
- a CDS encoding HIT family protein yields the protein MASVFTKIINRELPGRFVYEDDDVVSFLSIAPITVGHALVVPRAEIDNWQSVDPAVFGRVMEVSQLIGKAVVKAFPCERAGLIIAGLEVPHLHVHVFPVNNLSDFGFANADQNPSPQSLDDAQAKIKAALAELR from the coding sequence ATGGCGAGCGTGTTCACCAAGATCATCAATCGAGAGCTGCCCGGTCGATTCGTCTACGAAGACGATGACGTCGTGTCGTTTCTATCGATTGCGCCCATCACCGTCGGCCACGCGCTGGTGGTGCCTCGCGCCGAGATCGACAACTGGCAGAGCGTCGACCCCGCAGTGTTCGGCCGGGTCATGGAGGTGTCGCAGCTGATCGGCAAGGCCGTGGTCAAGGCCTTCCCCTGCGAACGCGCGGGTTTGATCATCGCCGGCCTGGAGGTGCCGCATCTCCATGTCCACGTCTTCCCGGTGAACAACCTCTCGGACTTCGGTTTCGCGAACGCCGACCAGAACCCGTCGCCGCAGTCGCTCGACGACGCTCAGGCCAAGATCAAGGCCGCACTGGCCGAATTGCGCTGA
- a CDS encoding sensor histidine kinase: protein MNNGGVGVLSGRGIPLRVGLVAATLVLVACGLLAADVAVTSILRHTLSNRVDQELLDASRSWAQAPRHLPALPMEGPNPARPPSNFYVRGIGPDGNIWMAVNDRDAEPALPDDNDVGPVPVTIGSVGDSGVEWRAMTVRGPQGELTTVAIDLSDVQTTVRALTYAQLGIGLAVLLVLGVASYAVVHRSLRPLSEVERTAAAIAAGQLDRRVPERDPRTEVGRLSLALNGMLAQIQSAMAASESSAEKARGSEERMRRFITDASHELRTPLTTIRGFAELYRQGAANDVEMLMSRIESESSRMGLLVEDLLLLARLDAQRPLDRRRVDLLVLASDAVHDARSIAPKRTITMEVFDGPGTPEVLGDEPRLRQVLSNLMTNALQHTPDNADVTVRVGTEDGTAVIEVCDKGPGMNTEDAHRVFERFYRADSSRARASGGTGLGLSIVDSLVYAHGGTVSVTTAPGQGCRFRVELPRIADVPAHVG, encoded by the coding sequence CTGAACAATGGGGGCGTGGGCGTACTGAGCGGACGAGGCATCCCGCTGCGGGTTGGGCTGGTGGCCGCCACTCTCGTGCTGGTGGCATGCGGTTTGCTCGCCGCCGACGTCGCGGTCACCTCGATCCTGCGCCACACGCTCAGCAACCGTGTCGACCAGGAATTGCTCGACGCCTCCCGCAGCTGGGCGCAAGCTCCTCGGCACCTCCCGGCGCTACCCATGGAGGGACCCAATCCCGCGCGGCCGCCGTCGAACTTCTACGTCCGGGGTATCGGTCCCGACGGAAACATCTGGATGGCGGTCAACGACCGCGACGCCGAGCCCGCGCTCCCTGATGACAACGACGTCGGGCCGGTCCCGGTGACCATCGGCTCGGTCGGCGACTCCGGTGTCGAATGGCGCGCGATGACGGTGCGCGGCCCGCAGGGTGAGCTCACCACCGTGGCCATCGACCTGTCCGACGTCCAGACGACGGTGCGGGCGCTGACGTATGCGCAACTCGGCATCGGTTTGGCGGTGCTGCTGGTGCTCGGTGTGGCCAGCTATGCCGTCGTGCACCGAAGCCTGCGCCCGCTGTCCGAAGTCGAGCGGACCGCCGCGGCGATTGCGGCGGGTCAGCTCGATCGTCGGGTTCCCGAACGTGATCCCCGCACCGAGGTCGGCCGATTGTCGTTGGCGCTCAACGGCATGCTCGCTCAGATCCAAAGTGCGATGGCGGCATCTGAGTCGTCCGCGGAGAAGGCGCGCGGGTCGGAGGAGCGGATGCGACGGTTCATCACCGACGCCAGCCATGAGCTGCGCACGCCGTTGACCACCATCCGGGGTTTCGCCGAGCTGTACCGGCAGGGCGCAGCCAACGACGTCGAGATGCTGATGAGCCGGATCGAAAGCGAATCGAGCCGGATGGGTCTGCTGGTCGAGGACCTGTTGCTGCTGGCCCGACTCGACGCGCAGCGCCCGCTGGATCGGCGCAGGGTCGACCTGCTGGTGCTGGCCAGCGATGCCGTGCACGACGCGCGGTCCATCGCGCCGAAACGCACGATCACGATGGAGGTGTTCGACGGGCCGGGAACACCCGAGGTGCTCGGTGACGAGCCGCGGCTGAGGCAGGTGCTCTCCAACCTGATGACCAATGCGCTGCAGCACACCCCGGACAACGCCGACGTCACGGTGCGGGTGGGAACCGAAGACGGCACCGCAGTGATCGAGGTGTGCGACAAGGGGCCGGGCATGAACACCGAGGACGCGCATCGCGTCTTCGAACGGTTCTACCGCGCGGACTCGTCGCGCGCGCGGGCGAGCGGTGGCACCGGACTCGGGCTCTCGATCGTGGACTCGCTGGTGTACGCGCATGGCGGCACGGTCAGCGTCACCACCGCGCCCGGACAGGGCTGCCGGTTCCGGGTTGAGCTACCGCGGATCGCCGACGTGCCCGCCCATGTCGGTTGA